AAAAGCCCGTGACGAATATTTAAGAGCCATAGAAGTGAGTCCCACTTTTTTAGATATAAAATTGAAACTCGCCCGGACCTACAATCAACTCGGTGACTACAAGGCAGCGGAGAAACTTCTGCATGAGATACTAAACCGGAATAAAAAATACCTTGAAGCCCGGGTGCTTTTAGGTCTTTGTTATTATCAGCAACGGAAGCACGAAAATGCCCGAAAAGAATGGGAAGAAGTTTTAAGGATTGATCCCACTAACGTGAAGGCAAAGGCATATCTTAATATGCTGAAGGAGAAAAAGAATGGTTAAAAAATTGAAAAAATCAGAATTAAAGGAATTTGAAAAAATTTTGCTGAAAGAGCGTGAGAAGATTTTAAAAGGAATCGATTACGCCACCGGCCAGATTGCCGTAACCCAAACCGAGGCATCTGGTGATCTTTCAGCATATGCCAATCATATGGCGGACCAAGGTTCGGAGACGGAAAAAAGGGAATTATCCTCAATAAATATATCGCGTCAGCGCGAAACCCTTTTTAGCATTGATCATGCCCTGAGAAAGATTGCACAAGGAACTTACGGCATCTGCGAAAAATGCGGCAAAATGATCGAAAAAAGAAGATTAAAAATAGTTCCTTATGCAAGATTCTGTATCAAGTGCACCGGTAAGTAAAAATATCAAACAATTTTTATTCCCCCTCTTTTTAGCACTATTTTTAGACCAATTTTCCAAATTATTGATCGTCCGCACTCTCACCATCTTTGATCCACCCCGGGAAATCATCGGCTCATATTTAAGATTCAATCTTGCCTACAATCCCTACGGTGTCTTCAGTCTCTCATTTGGACCACCATTTGTCTATTATTTCCTCCACCTCTTTGGCATTTTGATTTTCACCTATATCGGGCTCACCCAGAAGTCGAAATTCCGCACCGTGCTCTTCGGTTTGATTGTTGGGGGCGCGCTGGGCAATGTCATTGACCGTATTAGACTAAAATATGTCATCGACTTCATTGATATGGGCATCGGCAATCTCCGCTGGTTTACCTATAATCTCGCCGATGCCTTTGTCGTGGTGAGTGCGGGGTTATTAATTATTAACGAATTGTTCTGGAAAAGAAAAGATTAAAATTTAACCCTGTATCTATCCTTTAATTCCGCCTTCTTGCCCTTATTCCAACCCGAAACTTTGCTGAAATAACCTGTGACTCGGGTGATGTGGTCAATCTTCTTGCTTCCACATAATGGGCACACCTCTGCAAGACCTCGAGAGGTTCTAAAACAAGAATTACAGGTGGTAAATTCCGGTGAGAAGGCAATCTGGGCATTGCGTGTGTAATTGAATGTTTTTACGACAAAATTGGCTATAGATTCCTTGGGAGGTTGAGATTCACCTAACCAGACATGGGTCAGGGCACCAGCTTCAATCATATCATGGAATTTACCTTCAATCTTGACCCGCTCAATCGGGTCAATGGGAACCCCGATATTCAAATAGGTTGAATTGGTGTAATACACTGAATTTGTCTTCACATCTCCCTTCACCACCGTTAATGCCTCATTGGGGTGGTGCTCAAGATCCAGACGTGCCAGGCGGTGTGCAGCGGATTCGGCTGGTGTCTGCTCCATGACAAAGCGCATGTTATATTGTTTAGATAATTCTTTAACCCGATGATACATATAAGCGATAACCTTCAAACCGAATTTCAAACTCTCCGTATCTTCATGCATCTGTTTACCTGTGTGGTATTGGACAAGTTCATTCAAACCCAGTAGTCCAATAAGGTAGGTGGCACGATAAAGACGAAGATAAGGTTCCCCATCCTGTTCCATGGTGAGCAATGCTAATGGACCTTCATCTTTTAAATTGATCAATTTTTCAATAAATGCCTTTTTCTGGAGATGTGCTTTCACTGCGTAATCCAGAAGCTGATCGATCTTCTTGAATAATAATTCATCGTTGCCTTGGGCAAAATATGCCGCACGGGGCAGATTCAATGTCACATTCTGGAGCGCAGTGTAGCGCATCTTCCAGGGAGTCTTGGCATCGTCAATATCATTCTGTTCTAAGCGAAAAGATAATCGACAGCATTCCGAAATCTTTGCGGTCTCGCCCCGGTCGAAGACATAATAGGTATTACCGCGTTTTGAAGATACTTCGGCGATATGATTTAAAAAATCTTCCCAGCCGGGTGTGCGGAAGAAATCCTCAGTGATATGGACCAGGGGTTTAGGAAAAAAGAAAGGCCGGCCAGTTCCATCCCCATCAAGATAGATGTCAAACAATGCCCAGGCAAATTTCTGGGCTTCAGGAAGATAATCGATATATTTTTTTCCGGTATATTCACCGCCGGGACCGATGGCATCAACATCCCGGAAGTGTTTCGGTATCTCCCAGTAGATATTCAAGTCGGAAAATATCGCCTGCCCGCCCCGGGCAACCGATTGCTGGGAATACTCAAAGACCATCATCTGGGCAATCTGATGAATTTCCTTATCCGACATGCCGGTTAAAAAAGGAGCGAAGAAGATGTTTACCGCATCCCATCCAATGGCACCCGCAAAATGACCCTGCAGGGCGGCAGAAAACTTGACCATATGGGCAAGCAAGGTATCCGGATGCTTTGCGGGTTTGGCAATTGATAATGCATTCGGTAAATTCAAACCGAATTTTTTTACATACTCCAAAGACTGGCCCGAACAATAAGGACGATCGCCAAAACCCAAATCATGGAGATGAATATCACCGCGGATGTGGGCATCGGCAACATCGCGGCTAAAAACTTCCGAAAGCATGTACTGCTTCTTAATCGTCTCTGCCAGTGTCATATTGGTCGCCTCGGGATTGTGAGGGATATTGGCATTCTCGCGATTAGCATAAAGGATGATCTTCTCAGCATCGTATAGTGGAACTCCCAGACGCATATGGCGGAGTCGGGCATGTTCCAGACCGTGTTCAATCAATTTCATATTCACGATTTCCCGGATTAAAGCAGAAGAAAGTAGTTCCACATTAGAATTCAATATCGTCTCTTCGGTCTCCCGGGCAATCTTTTCAGCAGTATCCCGGTCGATGTTCGTTTCATTTAACAGTGCCGAGACGATTTTGGACCGGTCCCAGGAAACAAAATCGTCATCCGAGGTGCGGACAAATAATGCATAATCAGTCGTCTCGCGCTCCTCAGGTTTTTTCTCTAATAATTTTTTCTTTCTCAATATCTCCCGTTGTTTACGATAGAGAATGAATGCCTTGGCGGTCCTGGCATTGCCATTTTCAATCAACACCTTCTCCACCGCATCCTGAATCTCTTCAACCGTGGGTGGCTTATCCCCTTTTACAGTATAAAGAAACAAGACCACCTCATCCGCCAGGGCTTCGGCAAGTTTTCTATTTTCTCCTCCCACCGCCCGCGCGGCTTTAAATATCGCATTGGCAATCTTGGATTTATCAAAAGGAACGACCTTACCATCCCTTTTTATCACATATTGAAAAATCTTATCTTTGGGAATTTCTTCTCCCATCCCGATTCTCAATGTTTTCTCTTCCATCTTCGCTCCTTTTTTAATTTTTGCAACTCTTTAGCAAAGTTATCAATATTTTTGAATTTTTTATATACCGAGGCGAAGCGCACATAAGCCACTTCATCTATTTTTAATAAACGGTCCAAAACCATCTGCCCAATTTCTGAAGATTTTACCTCCATTTTATAACGGTCCGAGAGCGAATCCTCAATCTCATTTACGATTGACTCAATCTTATGTGCCGAGATTGGCCTTTTGCGGCAGGCCAGTGCAATTCCACCTAATAATTTGGAGCGGTCGTAAGGCTCTCTTGTTCCATCCCGTTTTATCACAACCAGCGGCATCCTTTCCACCGTTTCATAGGTGGTAAAACGAAAATGGCACTTCAAACATTCCCGTCTCCGGCGTGTCACCGACCCGGCTTGCGATGCTCGTGTTTCCAGCACTTTATCACGGTCATGACCGCATCTGGGACATTTCATAAGTTCCTTCTCTCCTATGGTATGCTTATTTTAAAAAACACTATATATAGAGCCACCACCAATTATATTCATAATTTCAATTATGTCAAGGGAAAAATTTAAATTGCTATAATTGGTTCTTAAGGGTAGCTAATATATCGTTTAACTTTTCTTTTACATTATTGCTCAAATCCTCCCCTACTGCGCCTTTTTTATCCACGACAATGCCAAAGAGCCTTAAGCGTGCCGGCAGGTTCAAATTCAATTGCCGGCCGAGGACTACGGCGGCTGCAAAATTCATACTGTGAAGATAAGAAAAACATTGGTGATGGGTAAAATCTTCAATCTTAAACTCCAAAACCCTTCCCACCGGTAAATCTGTATTCAAAATGCAATCGATCACAACCACCTCATCATATCCTTCAATTGCCTCAAGAAAATCAATACCGGTGAAGGCACCGGTTTTTAAATCATAATCTGGCGACAATTCTTTTAATTTCTGAGCAATGATTATTCCAACCGCATCATTACCCCAGTATTCATTGCCCATCCCCAAAATTAATTTTTTCATCTTAGGTTATTTTAATAATCGGGTAAAATAAGAGTCTCCTTTAAAAAAGGAGACCCAAAAGCTAAAATGGTAGATTAGTTTTTTATGGTCCGAATTATCTCACCTTGGGCATTATGGATATTTATCTCAATCGGCACCTGTCCGGGTAGATTATGCGTAGCACAGGCGAAGCAAGGGTCGTAGGCACGGAATGCCATCTCAATCATATTCAACAATCCATCGTTGACCACCCCGTTCTTAATGAGCATTCTTGCCGCCTTTTCAATCGACATGTTGATTGCTGCCGAATTATTTACGGTCGCGACTATCAGGTTTGCCTTGGTCAGTCTTCCTTTTTCGTCAGTTTCATAGTGATGGAATAATGTTCCACGCGGGGCTTCAATCACCCCGATACCTACTTTGGGAGTTTTAAAATCCATATTTCTAATCCGTGGGTCAAGGATTTCTGGGTCATTTATCAACTCCACCATTTTCTCTGCTGCCTGCATCGCCTCAATCACTCTTGCCCAGTGGGTAGCGAGGGTATGGTGAACCGGTTTCCCACCCAGGGTTTGATAAAATTTTTCGTAATATTCCTGGGCGAGCGGTGTCGCCATACCATCCGAGGCATTGAGCCGTCCTAAAGGTGCCACCCGGTAGACTCCACTATCCTTGCCGTCAACAAATCCTTTCCAACCGACATTCTTTAAATAAGGAAACTTTATGTATGTCCACGATTCGACACCTTCTGCAATGTGATTGAGATAATCTCGGGCTTTAAATTTAGCAAACTCTTTACCCTCTGGATCCACCACCCGAATCCAACCGTCGTAGAAATTCACTTTATTATTGTCATCCACGAGCCCCATATAATAGGTCTTATGTTTATAGACATCACCCAGGATTAAATCCACATAAGCCTTATTCTTCAAGACAATATCATCAAAAGCCTTTAATGTGAATTTGGCAAATTCAACCGCATCCTCCGCAATCTTTTTCCATTCTTCTTGTTGTTCCTTGGTAATACCGCGGGAAACACCGCCGGGCAATCCATTCACCGGATGGACCACCCTGCCGCCAAGAGTCTGGATGATATTTCGAGTTCGCTTTCTGATATCAATCACCTTTTTTCCAATCTCAAGTCCCACTTTAGCAATCACACCCAAGACATTACGCTCCGCCGCTGGTGCATCCGGACCCACGATAAAATCCGGACCACCCAGAAAATAGAAGTGCAGATTATGGTCTTCAAACATGAAGGTATTATACTGAAATTCTCTGATTTTCCTTGCAGCGGGGGGTGGCTCGACACCATATAAATCATCAAGTGCCTTGGTAGAACACATGTGATGAGCAGTGGGACAAACTCCACATATCGTCTCCGTGATGCGGGGCATCTCTTCTGCCAGCCTACCCACAGCAAAACGTTCATAACCTCTTAATTCAGGAACTTGTAAACAGGCATGGGCAACATTCCCCGCCTCGTCTAAAAAGATATCGATCTTCCCATGTCCTTCTAATCTCGTGATGGGGTCGATTGTTATTTCCTTATACATTTTACACCCCCTGCTTTCGGCGCAAAATTGAGGTGGGTAAAGAATACATATAGAATAATCCAATTGGGTCAATGATTGATTCGGTTATTTTCTGGACTTCCTCGTCGGTATTGGCATCAATGATTGAAGCGAGGGCTGATAAGAATTTTGCCCCCTGATCAATCACTTCTTTCGTGGGACCGAAGCAGCCCCGGCAGGGCATATTGGCATTGATGCACCGCTCACCGCACCCACCTCTTGTTGCTGGTCCAACACATATTATACCTTCTGCCAGGAAACATTTCTCAGGATCCGCGATGACCTCATGAATCCTTTTGATTTCTTTTATTACCATCTTATCGGGTTTGGTTTTGTTTCTGGGGCAGGTTTCACAGAGTGCTTTTTCCGAGGCAATTACCGTCCCCTTAGGAGGAAGATTTCCGGATAGAAGGGTTTGAACTCCCTTCATTATCAAATCGGGTGGTGGTGCACATCCAGGCAGATAATAATCAACCTCAATCGTCTGGTCCAATGATTTGACTGTGTCATAGAACTCAGGAAGGGTAAGCTTTCCCTGCGGTATCTCGGTCACTAACTGAGGAAAGATTTCTTTAGGATTGACGGTGGTATGGGTCAATTTATATGCAGTCTCAAATATCTCTTTTCTGTTGGCAACATTTGCCAGACCCGGGATGCCTCCCAGATGGGCACAGGCACCAAAGGCAACTATAAGCTGTGACTTCTGTCTTAAAAGCTTGGCGATATGTTCTTGTTCTGAGTTTCGGATTGCTCCATTTATGAAACTGACCAAGATTGATTTATCCGGCATCGCCTCAATATCTTTGTATTTGAAATCGAGGGCCACTGGCCAGAGCACAATATCTACCGCCTCAACTACTTTTAAAATATCCTCGGCAAGGTCAACAACAGCCTCTTCACAACCTCCACATGAGGCACACCAGTAAAAGGCTACCTTAGGCTTCGCCATCATGCCTCCTTTTTAAGGGGATTAGGACCTAATTTTTTAATCTCTTCAACAAACTCCTTAATGGTGTGAGCAAATTTTACACCTTCTGCTGCAGAAATCCATTCCAGTCTCACCCTTCTTTTATCTATTCCCATTTCTTCCAGTAACTTTTTTAACAACGCAATTCGCTTATTAGTCTGATAGTTTCCAGTCTGATAATGACAATCACCAAAATGACAACCACCAATAAAAACACCATCCGCACCTTCCTGCAATGCCTTTAATACATAAGAAGGTTCCAGACCGCCGGAGCACATGAGTCTTATTGGGACTATATTGGGAGGATATTGTAACCGACTCACCCCTGCAAGGTCGGCTGCTGCATAAGTACACCATTTACACATGAATCCGACGATTTTCGGTTCAAAGTTTTCATTCATAATAACGCTCCTGCTGGCATCTATTTTATTTAATTATCGGAAAAAGTCAAGCAAATTTTGTTGAACAAAGTATGATGCTCCCAGGATACCACCATTATCCCCTAGTCGGGCAGGAAGAATCTTCACCTTCCGATAATTGAACCCAAGGATTCGCGCCTGAACGGTTTTTCTGATGGGTTCAAAGAGAACCTTCCCGGCACGGGCAATACCCCCGGAGACGATCACCACCTCGGGGTCAAATAGATTAATAATATTACTCACGCCGATACCGATATAGTTTCCGATTGTCTCAAAAACTTCCCGGGCAACTTTATCATTTCTTCGCGCCTCCTGAGCGATAACCTTTGGAGTCAAAACTTTATATTTGCTCAAACTGCTTTTTTCTTTGCGCATCTTTCTTTGGGCAAGGGCTACTATGTATCTGGCACCGGTATATCTCTCCAGGCAGCCATAATTCCCACAGAGGCATCTTGGTCCATTAAAATTTATAACCGTGTGTCCAAACTCACCGGCAAATCCATGGGCTCCAAAGAGCATCTTGCCTTCACAGATTGCAGCACCCCCTACACCTGTTCCCAAAGTAAAAAGAAAAGCATTCTTGCAACCTCTTCCCGCTCCATAAACCCATTCGCCTAGAAGAATCGCATTGACATCGTTGAGGATACCTACTGGCTTTTTAAATTCTTCTTCTAATATACGCCTTAGCTCAATATCCTGCCAGCCTTTTAAATTCGGAGAATATCTCACAATTCCCTTCTGAGAATCAATTATTCCAGCGATACCTATACCAATCTTCGACACGGAAGTTATGAATCTCTCAATTATTGATTTTATCCGGTTTAAGCAGATAGTCGGCCCTTCCGCTGAAGATGTGGGAAGATTTATTTTTTTGGTGATCTTACCTTCCTGGACCAATCCGGCTTTGATATTTGTTCCCCCGATGTCAATACCGAGTGTATAGTTCATCGGTTTTCAAAGTTTATTCTTATCAATTTTTCATACTCCGGAGAAAGAATGATTCCCCGGCGTTCCATTACGATTCTTGTAGTCCTAATCGCTCTCTCCACATCATATTCCTGGTCAATTCCAGGACCAAGCCATCTAAAGGAGGGCACATATGCTGGCATCATGCCGCCGCCGAAGAAATTTACGAAACTACCGATCACTGCTCCCGTAGGAATAAGAGTCCCAATCCCCAATTTGGTGTGATCACCGATGAAACAACCGAGTTTCATCATTCCGGAATCATAAATTTCCTTGCCTATCTTCAGCCGCACTGTTGAATAGTTATTCTTTAAATCGGAGTTGGTGGTGAGGGCACCGATATTAACCCATTCACCAATGAATGAATGGCCAATGAATCCTTCATGGTATTTGTTGGTGAAACCTTGAAAAATACACTCTTCTACTTCGCCACCTATCCGGCAATATGGTCCAATTGTCGATTTAATAATTTTCGCCCGGTCCAGAATTGTCCCTTCACCAATATAAGCCGGTCCGACAATGGTTGTAAATGGTCGTAGTTCTGCTCTTTTGTCAATATATATGGGACCTGCCTGGCAGTCAAAAAAAACATATTTATTTACGATTGCATCGCGGGCGATATAAAGATTCTTGCGTGAGCCAATAAATTCAATACTTCGTGAAATCCGGGTTTTTCTTCTGATCTGTTTAAAATGCTCAACGATAAATTCCTGATTGTAGCGTATTAAATCCCATGGGTAATTAAGCATTCTTCCTGAAATCTCTCTTTTTTTCTTTATCATTTTTAGGGTACTCGCTATTTCCTCAAAATTCTGTGGGAAAGGAGGATTGAATTTAACAAATCCTGCCTCGCATTCATCCACGATAAATTTTGTCTCTTCATATGGCAATGGGAGTTTTTCTTTCAATAATAAACGAGCGGAAAGATACATGACCGGTTCATTTTTTAAGTTCAGTTTAAAATTAAATATCTCCCGGGCGATATATTCAAAACGAAATTTAGGAAAATAAAAGGCAGTGTTTTCACCAATCGTCTTCATCCCGATCCGGAGATTAAATTGTGGATAAAAATTGATAAGGGGAAAGAATTGCC
The DNA window shown above is from candidate division WOR-3 bacterium and carries:
- the nrdD gene encoding anaerobic ribonucleoside-triphosphate reductase, whose protein sequence is MEEKTLRIGMGEEIPKDKIFQYVIKRDGKVVPFDKSKIANAIFKAARAVGGENRKLAEALADEVVLFLYTVKGDKPPTVEEIQDAVEKVLIENGNARTAKAFILYRKQREILRKKKLLEKKPEERETTDYALFVRTSDDDFVSWDRSKIVSALLNETNIDRDTAEKIARETEETILNSNVELLSSALIREIVNMKLIEHGLEHARLRHMRLGVPLYDAEKIILYANRENANIPHNPEATNMTLAETIKKQYMLSEVFSRDVADAHIRGDIHLHDLGFGDRPYCSGQSLEYVKKFGLNLPNALSIAKPAKHPDTLLAHMVKFSAALQGHFAGAIGWDAVNIFFAPFLTGMSDKEIHQIAQMMVFEYSQQSVARGGQAIFSDLNIYWEIPKHFRDVDAIGPGGEYTGKKYIDYLPEAQKFAWALFDIYLDGDGTGRPFFFPKPLVHITEDFFRTPGWEDFLNHIAEVSSKRGNTYYVFDRGETAKISECCRLSFRLEQNDIDDAKTPWKMRYTALQNVTLNLPRAAYFAQGNDELLFKKIDQLLDYAVKAHLQKKAFIEKLINLKDEGPLALLTMEQDGEPYLRLYRATYLIGLLGLNELVQYHTGKQMHEDTESLKFGLKVIAYMYHRVKELSKQYNMRFVMEQTPAESAAHRLARLDLEHHPNEALTVVKGDVKTNSVYYTNSTYLNIGVPIDPIERVKIEGKFHDMIEAGALTHVWLGESQPPKESIANFVVKTFNYTRNAQIAFSPEFTTCNSCFRTSRGLAEVCPLCGSKKIDHITRVTGYFSKVSGWNKGKKAELKDRYRVKF
- a CDS encoding putative sugar nucleotidyl transferase, encoding MKVVLYEDKPGQFFPLINFYPQFNLRIGMKTIGENTAFYFPKFRFEYIAREIFNFKLNLKNEPVMYLSARLLLKEKLPLPYEETKFIVDECEAGFVKFNPPFPQNFEEIASTLKMIKKKREISGRMLNYPWDLIRYNQEFIVEHFKQIRRKTRISRSIEFIGSRKNLYIARDAIVNKYVFFDCQAGPIYIDKRAELRPFTTIVGPAYIGEGTILDRAKIIKSTIGPYCRIGGEVEECIFQGFTNKYHEGFIGHSFIGEWVNIGALTTNSDLKNNYSTVRLKIGKEIYDSGMMKLGCFIGDHTKLGIGTLIPTGAVIGSFVNFFGGGMMPAYVPSFRWLGPGIDQEYDVERAIRTTRIVMERRGIILSPEYEKLIRINFENR
- a CDS encoding hydrogenase maturation protease, with the protein product MKKLILGMGNEYWGNDAVGIIIAQKLKELSPDYDLKTGAFTGIDFLEAIEGYDEVVVIDCILNTDLPVGRVLEFKIEDFTHHQCFSYLHSMNFAAAVVLGRQLNLNLPARLRLFGIVVDKKGAVGEDLSNNVKEKLNDILATLKNQL
- a CDS encoding Ni/Fe hydrogenase subunit alpha produces the protein MYKEITIDPITRLEGHGKIDIFLDEAGNVAHACLQVPELRGYERFAVGRLAEEMPRITETICGVCPTAHHMCSTKALDDLYGVEPPPAARKIREFQYNTFMFEDHNLHFYFLGGPDFIVGPDAPAAERNVLGVIAKVGLEIGKKVIDIRKRTRNIIQTLGGRVVHPVNGLPGGVSRGITKEQQEEWKKIAEDAVEFAKFTLKAFDDIVLKNKAYVDLILGDVYKHKTYYMGLVDDNNKVNFYDGWIRVVDPEGKEFAKFKARDYLNHIAEGVESWTYIKFPYLKNVGWKGFVDGKDSGVYRVAPLGRLNASDGMATPLAQEYYEKFYQTLGGKPVHHTLATHWARVIEAMQAAEKMVELINDPEILDPRIRNMDFKTPKVGIGVIEAPRGTLFHHYETDEKGRLTKANLIVATVNNSAAINMSIEKAARMLIKNGVVNDGLLNMIEMAFRAYDPCFACATHNLPGQVPIEINIHNAQGEIIRTIKN
- the lspA gene encoding signal peptidase II — translated: MQDSVSSAPVSKNIKQFLFPLFLALFLDQFSKLLIVRTLTIFDPPREIIGSYLRFNLAYNPYGVFSLSFGPPFVYYFLHLFGILIFTYIGLTQKSKFRTVLFGLIVGGALGNVIDRIRLKYVIDFIDMGIGNLRWFTYNLADAFVVVSAGLLIINELFWKRKD
- a CDS encoding oxidoreductase; this encodes MAKPKVAFYWCASCGGCEEAVVDLAEDILKVVEAVDIVLWPVALDFKYKDIEAMPDKSILVSFINGAIRNSEQEHIAKLLRQKSQLIVAFGACAHLGGIPGLANVANRKEIFETAYKLTHTTVNPKEIFPQLVTEIPQGKLTLPEFYDTVKSLDQTIEVDYYLPGCAPPPDLIMKGVQTLLSGNLPPKGTVIASEKALCETCPRNKTKPDKMVIKEIKRIHEVIADPEKCFLAEGIICVGPATRGGCGERCINANMPCRGCFGPTKEVIDQGAKFLSALASIIDANTDEEVQKITESIIDPIGLFYMYSLPTSILRRKQGV
- a CDS encoding hydrogenase iron-sulfur subunit — translated: MMNENFEPKIVGFMCKWCTYAAADLAGVSRLQYPPNIVPIRLMCSGGLEPSYVLKALQEGADGVFIGGCHFGDCHYQTGNYQTNKRIALLKKLLEEMGIDKRRVRLEWISAAEGVKFAHTIKEFVEEIKKLGPNPLKKEA
- a CDS encoding TraR/DksA C4-type zinc finger protein; this translates as MVKKLKKSELKEFEKILLKEREKILKGIDYATGQIAVTQTEASGDLSAYANHMADQGSETEKRELSSINISRQRETLFSIDHALRKIAQGTYGICEKCGKMIEKRRLKIVPYARFCIKCTGK
- a CDS encoding ROK family protein, with the protein product MNYTLGIDIGGTNIKAGLVQEGKITKKINLPTSSAEGPTICLNRIKSIIERFITSVSKIGIGIAGIIDSQKGIVRYSPNLKGWQDIELRRILEEEFKKPVGILNDVNAILLGEWVYGAGRGCKNAFLFTLGTGVGGAAICEGKMLFGAHGFAGEFGHTVINFNGPRCLCGNYGCLERYTGARYIVALAQRKMRKEKSSLSKYKVLTPKVIAQEARRNDKVAREVFETIGNYIGIGVSNIINLFDPEVVIVSGGIARAGKVLFEPIRKTVQARILGFNYRKVKILPARLGDNGGILGASYFVQQNLLDFFR
- the nrdR gene encoding transcriptional regulator NrdR, producing MKCPRCGHDRDKVLETRASQAGSVTRRRRECLKCHFRFTTYETVERMPLVVIKRDGTREPYDRSKLLGGIALACRKRPISAHKIESIVNEIEDSLSDRYKMEVKSSEIGQMVLDRLLKIDEVAYVRFASVYKKFKNIDNFAKELQKLKKERRWKRKH